In the genome of Sander vitreus isolate 19-12246 unplaced genomic scaffold, sanVit1 ctg401_0, whole genome shotgun sequence, one region contains:
- the rhogb gene encoding ras homolog family member Gb produces MQSIKCVVVGDGAVGKTCLLISYTTGAFPKEYIPTVFDNYSSQVTMDGRTISLNLWDTAGQEEYDRLRTLSYPQTNVFIICFSISSPASYENVKHKWHPEVSHHCPSVPILLVGTKSDLRADAETQRKLKEQNQTPVSPQQGAVLARHIHAVRYLECSALNQDGIKDVFAEAVKAFLNPAPAVVKKPCVLL; encoded by the exons atGCAGAGTATAAAGTGTGTGGTTGTGGGCGACGGCGCTGTGGGGAAGACCTGCCTCCTCATCTCCTACACCACCGGAGCTTTCCCCAAAGAGTACATCCCCACCGTGTTCGACAACTACAGCAGCCAG GTGACTATGGACGGCCGGACCATCAGTCTGAACCTGTGGGACACAGCGGGGCAGGAGGAGTATGACCGCCTGCGGACGCTGTCCTACCCACAGACCAACGTCTTCATCATCTGCTTCTCCATCTCTAGCCCCGCCTCCTACGAGAACGTCAAACACAAGTGGCacccagag GTGTCCCATCACTGCCCCAGCGTTCCCATCCTGCTCGTGGGCACTAAGAGCGACCTGCGGGCCGACGCCGAGACCCAGAGGAAGCTGAAGGAGCAGAACCAGACCCCCGTCAGTCCCCAGCAGGGCGCCGTGCTTGCCCGCCACATCCACGCCGTGCGCTACCTAGAGTGCTCGGCGCTCAACCAGGACGGCATAAAGGACGTGTTCGCCGAGGCCGTGAAGGCCTTCCTCAACCCGGCGCCCGCCGTGGTCAAGAAGCCCTGCGTCCTGCTGTAG
- the LOC144513993 gene encoding acyltransferase PGAP2-like, with amino-acid sequence MLQGPYGSLDRDRPLIRIPFTSFAVATVLLPLTGLIACLFISLIYHFEDAVYTHCQVSNYLPSISAAISRVPERYIWRCCIGLHSAPRYLVAVAYFSFYRERFAARLPELLLSGLALLCSLAENTGLLLLTYVASTETYSLHKNGFIVFVGSSLLHMLVTCRLWQVIRTNYVDPKEKTSYRWKLRLFLFNVSCCLAAAYFFRRHNKYCEAGVYTLFALSEYLVVFSNMAFHMTAFWDFGSKEVIVATPPEDKRF; translated from the exons atGCTCCAGGGGCCTTACGGCAGCCTGGACCGGGACCGTCCCCTCATCCGGATCCCGTTCACCAGCTTCGCCGTGGCGACCGTGCTGCTGCCTCTGACCGGCCTCATCGCCTGCCTCTTCATCTCACTCATATACCACTTTGAGGACGCAGTGTACACACACTGccag GTATCAAACTACCTCCCGTCCATCAGTgcggccatcagccgtgtgcctGAGCGCTACATCTGGCGCTGCTGCATCGGCCTGCACTCGGCGCCGCGCTACCTGGTGGCCGTGGCCTACTTCAGCTTTTACCGCGAGCGGTTCGCCGCCAGGCTGCCAGAGCTGCTGCTGAGCGGCCTGGCGTTGCTCTGCAGCCTCGCCGAGAACAccgggctgctgctgctcacgTACGTGGCGTCCACGGAAACCTACA GTCTTCATAAAAACGGTTTCATCGTGTTCGTCGGGAGCTCGCTGCTGCACATGCTCGTTACGTGCAGACTGTGGCAGGTGATCAGGACAAACTATGTGGACCCAAAG GAGAAGACATCGTATCGCTGGAAGCTGCGTCTCTTCCTGtttaacgtcagctgctgtttgGCTGCTGCGTACTTCTTCAGACGCCACAACAAGTACTGTGAAGCCGGAG tcTACACCCTGTTCGCCCTCTCGGAGTATCTGGTGGTTTTCTCCAACATGGCGTTCCACATGACGGCCTTCTGGGACTTTGGCAGCAAAGAGGTGATCGTGGCCACGCCGCCTGAAGACAAGCGCTTCTGA